The genomic segment TATGCTCCGGCACGGCGCGCGACAAGAATAGATCCCATGGTTGCACTGCGCTGCGAATAATGCCTTTCATCGCAACCGATTCAGGTTCTGTTACCCCCCTGCGCACGACGTAGAGCCTATTGCCGGGGCGGAGGAGCTTTCAAGGTCACCTTACGGACGCGGTTGTTGAATGTATCCGCGATGAACAGGTTGCCCGCCGCATCCACTGCTACGCCACCTGGCTGAAAGAGTTGAGCGGAAGTCGCCGGACCGCCGTCTCCGCTGAAACCCATGGTTCCGTTTCCTGCCACCGTGCGGATGATCCCGTCGGGAGTCACCATGCGGATCCGGTTGTTAGCATAGTCGGCGATGAACAGGTTGCCCGCCGCATCCACCGCTACCCCGTGAGGGGCAGCCAGCTGGGCCGAGGTCGCCGGGCCTCCATCCCCGCTGAAACCGCCGGTTCCATTTCCCGCCACCGTGCTGATGACCCCGCCGGGCGTCACCTTGCGGATGCGGCAGTTATCACGGTCGGCAATGAAAAGGTTGCCGGCGGCATCCACCGCCACGCCATACGGTCCGTGGAGCTGGGCGGAGGTCGCCGGGCCCCCGTCACCGCCGTAGCCTACGACGGTTCCATTTCCCGCCACGGTGCTGATCACACCGGCGGGTGTCACCTTGCGGATGCGGTTGTTACCGGTGTCGGCGATGAACAAGTTGCCCGTCGCATCGACCGATACGCCGCCCGGACTACTGAGCTGGGCGGAAATTGCCGCGCCGCCGTCGCCGCCAAAACCCCCGACGCCATTTCCAGCTACGGTGCTGGCGACCCCGCCGGGCGTCACCTTGCGGACGCGGTTGTTATCGCTATCGGCGATGAACAGGTTGCCCGCCGCATCCACGGCTATGCCGCTCGGACCAGGGCCGTAGTTGCCCATGTTTGCGGTGCCGGTCACGGTGCTGATCACGCCGTTTGACGCCACTTTGCGAACACGGTGGTTTTCAGAGTCGACGATAAAGAGGTTGCCCGATGAATCCACTGCCACACCGCTTGGGGAAGCAAGCTTGGCGAAAGTCGCAGGGCCGCCGTCGCCGCTATAGCCCCGGTTTCCGTCTCCCGCCACGGTCGTGATCAATCCATCGCGTGTCACCTTGCGGACGCGGTTGCTATAGAACTCCGCGATGAACAGGTTGCCCGCCGTATCCAAGGCAACGTCGCTTGGGCCATTGAGCTGAGCGGAGGTCGCAGGGCCGCCGTCGCCGACGTAACCCCGGGCGCCGCCTCCGGCCACCGTGCTGATCACTCCGGTCGGCGTTACCTTGCGCACGCGGTTGTTGCCGAAATCGACGATGAACAGGTTGCCCGCGGTATCCAGCTCCATCCCTGCCGGGCCATTGAGTTGTGCGGAAGTGGCAAGGCCGCCGTCGCCACTGAATCCGCGGCCGCCATTTCCGGCCACCGTGCTGATCACCCCCTCAGGCGTCACCTTGCGGACGCGGTTGTTGTCGCTATCAGCGATGAACAGGTTGCCCGCTGCATCCACCGTCCTCGGGTGATAGAGTTGGGCGGAAGTGGCAGGGCCGCCGTCGCCATTGAAACTCTGGATCCCCATTCCGGCCACGGTCCTGATGACCCCGTCGGGAGTCACCATGCGGACACGTTCGTTGCCCGGGTCGGTGATGAACAGATCGCCCACGGCGTCCACCGCTATCCCAAATGGGACAACGAACTGGGCCGAAGCCGCCGGGCCGCCGTCTCCGCTGAAACCGCGGCTTTGACCTCCCGCCACCTTTGTGATCACGCCGTCAGGCGATACTCTGCGCACGCCGGTGTTCTCAGCGATGAACAGGTTGCCCGCGACATCCACGGCTACGCCATTTGTGGATGGCAGCCCGACCGAAGTCGCCGGGACGCCGTCGCCACGGAACGGCTGGGTCCCGCCTCCGGCGATCGTGCTGATGACCCCGTCCGGTGTCACCTTGCGGACACGCATGTTGCCTGAGTCGGCGATGAACAGGTTGCCGGCTTTATCCATCGCCACGCCAAATGGGCTCGAGAGCTGCGCTGATGTCGCCGGGCCGCCGTCCCCACCATAACCATTCCTTCCGATACCGGCCACCGTGCTGATGACTCCGCCGGGACCCACCTTGCGGACGCGGTTACCATTGGAGTCGGCGATAAACAGGTTGCCCGCTGCATCCACAGCCACGCCTGACGGAGTCGAGAGTTGGGCTGAGGTCGCTGGGCCGCCGTCCCCCAAAACGCTGCCCCCACTACCGGCGGCAGTGCTGATCAAACCACCGGGCACCACTCTGCGCACGCGGCGGTTGCCATAGTCCGCGATAAACAATATGCCCGCCGCATCCACCGCGATGCCGCTTGGATCATTGAGCTCTGCTGAGGACGCCGGGCCGCCATCGCCGTTGAGACCACGGCTTCCATTTCCGGCCACCGTGCTGATCACGCCCCCGGGCGTCACCTTGCGCACGCGCTGGTTGCCATAGTCCCCTATAAACAGGTTGCCCGTCGCATCTACTGCGACACCGTGCGGCTGATTGAGCTGTGCCGATGTCGCCGGGCTGCCGTCCCCGCTGAAGCCGGGATGTCCATTTCCGGCTACCGTGCTGATCACGCCCTCAGGCGTCACCTTGCGGATGCGGCCGTCACCTGAGGCGATAAACACGTTGCCCCGCCCATCCACCGCTAGGGCAGTCAGGACTGCGAGTTGGGCAGCGGGTGCCGGGCCGCCGTCCCCATTGACACCACCATGTCCGTTCCCTGCGACGGTGCTGATAACGCCCTGTGGCGTCACCTTGCGCACGCGGAAATTGCCCGTGTCGGCTATGAACAGATTGCCCGCTGCATCCACTGCTACGCCGCTTGGCCGGTTGAGTTGTGCCGAAATCGCCGGGCCGCCGTCCCCGCTGAACCCCTGGCCGGAGGTTCCTGCAACCAAACTGATCCTGCCGTCTGCCGTAACCCGGTACACCCGGTTTTGATGCGGGCTTGCCACATAGAAACCACCGGTGCCATCCGCAGCAACCGCGGTCGGAAACTCAATGGCCTGTGTATTCGCCTGCGCGCCATTTACGGGCATCGCGGGACCTGCGTAGGTTGTGATGATCCCGGACTGCGCTAAGCCGTTTGAGCTCCATTGAACGAAAATACACAAAGCCAAACTTATGCGATTCAGCGACCTCATGGATGATTCCTCCAGGGGTACGGAACTCATCGAGCGGATTCACACGAAACGGTACTTTGCCGATTTTATCGCAGTCGAACCGATGCGGACATGAGAATGTCACCGGCAGAATCATTGGTGTCTTGGCGCCATCATTATGTGCGCAAGTCGCCACTGATTCGAGATCGAGCGCATTTCCCGAGTTCCGTAATACGTACAGCTCCCCCTCCGGCCGCTATTCATATTTCAGAGCGACGGAGGGATCCACTCGGGCTGCGCGGCGGGCCGGGATCAGGCTGGCCACGACCGCGGTTGCGAACAGGGTTGCGGAGACGACGACGAGCGTGAGCAAGTCCGTGGGCGTGACGGCGAACAAGAGAGTCTTAAGATACCCCGTCAACAAGAACGCGCCGCCGATCCCGAGGGCGACTCCGAGCAGGGCGAGCAGCGCCGCCTTTCTGAGAACCATGCCGACCACATCCGCGGCCTTCGCGCCGAGCGCCATGCGAATGCCGATCTCATGGGTCGTCTGCGCCACCGAATAGCTGATGAGACCGTACAATCCGATGGCCGCCATCGACACCGCGACAAACGCGAAAAAACCGAACAGGCCGAGATAGAACCTCGTCGTTGCGATGTGGGGCTCGTAGAGGTCATTCCGATACGGCTACGGCAAGCCGCCTCATCGGGAACTCGCACGGATGCTGTCGGACCGGGACGAGCAGTACCTCGGCCGGCTCCGGGAATGTTCTCGATATTGTGAGAACCTGATCCGCATTCCAAAACGAACTGGTGCCGGCTCTACTACGGCCGGCAACGCGGGCGAGGCGGCGATGCCCAAGCCTCTCCGGCCCGCATCTTTCCGGCGCTGGACTTCCGGGCCGCCCTGTGCACCCACGTGCCGGATTCGGGACAGCAGCTGGTCAGGTATTACGGAGCTTTTTCCAATGCGCGCCCGGTTTCAGCTCGCGCTCCCGCAGCCGGAGTACAGCCGCTGCGCCAGGACGATTCCGACAGCGGCGCCCAGTTCGCGCGCGGCCGCAGGCGTTCGTGGGCCCGGTTGATCAAGAAAGTGTACGAAGCGGACCCGCTCGTTTGCCCCCGCTGCTCCGGCGCCCTTAAGATCATCAGCCTGATCGGCGACGGCCCGGTGATTGAAAGGATCCTGCGCCACCTGAAGCTGTGGCACCGGCCCGAGCGTCCGCCGCCGCGCCCCGCCGGGCGAGCGATCCAAT from the Terriglobia bacterium genome contains:
- a CDS encoding IS91 family transposase; protein product: MFPALDFRAALCTHVPDSGQQLVRYYGAFSNARPVSARAPAAGVQPLRQDDSDSGAQFARGRRRSWARLIKKVYEADPLVCPRCSGALKIISLIGDGPVIERILRHLKLWHRPERPPPRPAGRAIQ
- a CDS encoding FtsX-like permease family protein, whose translation is MAAIGLYGLISYSVAQTTHEIGIRMALGAKAADVVGMVLRKAALLALLGVALGIGGAFLLTGYLKTLLFAVTPTDLLTLVVVSATLFATAVVASLIPARRAARVDPSVALKYE